AACGTAGGAAAAATGTTCCGTGATCCTGCCAATGCCTTACTTCCTAACTGGAAACATTTACCGGTAGGTTACCACGGAAGAGCTTCATCTATTGTTGTTTCCGGAACAGACATTAACCGTCCTAAAGGTCAGACAAAACCAGCTGATGCAGATAAACCTGTTTTTGGGCCTAGTAAACAATTGGATTTTGAATTGGAAATGGCTTTCATCATCAACAAAAATACGGAGATGGGAGAAAGTATTTCTACTAAAGATGCTGAAGATGCGATCTTCGGAATGGTAGTATTTAACGACTGGTCTGCGAGAGACATCCAATCATGGGAATATGTTCCACTTGGGCCATTCCTAGCGAAAAACTTCGGTTCATCTATTTCTCCATGGGTAGTTACCCTTGAAGCTTTGGAACCATTCAGAACCGCTTCTCCTACACAGGATCCTGAAGTTTTAGATTATTTAAAATTTGAAGGAGACAAAAACTACGATATCAACCTTGAAGTCTATATCCAGCCTGAAAATGGGGAACAAAATCTGATCTGCGAAAGTAACTACAAACATATGTACTGGAACATGACCCAACAATTGGCTCACCATACCGTAAATGGATGTAATGTAGAAGTTGGCGATATGTATGCAAGTGGAACAATTTCAGGAAGTGATCCAAAATCTTTCGGTTCTATGCTTGAATTAACATGGAGAGGTCAAAATCCTTTATCATTAAGCAACGGTGAAGAAAGAAAATTCATTGAAGATCGTGATACCGTTACCATGAAGGCATGGGCTGAGAAAGATGGTGTGAGAGTAGGTTTCGGTGAAGTTTCCGGTAAAATTATCCCAACACATTAATTAATTTAACCACAAAAGTCACAAAAGGATTTATAATTACACAGCCATATTTAACTGATTTGACCTATAAAATAAAACGGCGCCTGCATAGAAGTTCACAAAATTCTAGGCGCTGGTTTATTGGAAAGTGTGTATCATAAATGCCTGGAAGATGAATTAAGATTAAGAAATATTAGTTTTAAATCTGAACTGAAGGTTCCTGTAAATTATAAAGGAAAAGAAATAGATTGTGATTTCTTTTGCTATTTTTTAGTTGAAGATTTAATTGTTATTGAGCTCAAATCAGTTGTTCAATTAAATGATATTCATAAGGCTCAGCTTCTAAATTACATCAACTTAATGAAGAAACCTAAAGGCATCTTAGTTGATTTTAATGTAAAAAATCTTTATCATGACAGACAGGAAACCTTTGTAAATAAATACTACGACATGTTTTTTTGATTTTTAAAGATTAAAGCTATTTACTTAAAAACTTTTGTGACTTTTGTGGTTTTATCATTTTTATAGTTAACTAAAAATATGAAAACAGTAACCCCCTCTGAGATAACCGCCGTACAGCTTCAGACCATCATGCAAACCGCCGTTTCACCTCGTCCTATTGCATTGGCTTCTACGGTGGATGGAGACGGCAATCATAACTTATCTCCATTCAGTTTTTTCAATATGTTCAGTACGGTTCCTCCAATTCTGATCTTTTCACCATCGAGGAGAGTACGTGACAATACTACAAAACATACGCTTGAAAATGTATTAGAAGTACCGGAAGTTGTTATTGGAACAGTAAACTTTCCAATCGTACAGCAGATTTCTTTGGCCTCTACGGAGTATGAAACAGGAGTCAATGAATTTGTAAAGTCTGGTCTTACGATGAAAGACGCTGACCTGATACAACCCAAACTGATTGAAGAATGCCCTGTGAACTTTGAATGTAAAGTCTTAGAAATAAAACATTTAGGAAACCAAGGAGGATCAGGAAATCTTGTAATCTGTGAGGTTCAGAAGATTCATATTAGGGAAGAATACCTGAATGAAGCAGGAAATTTAGATCAGCAAAAACTGGATATGGTCGCCCGTTTAGGGAGCAACTGGTATTCCAGAAGTAATGAAAACAGCCTTTTTGAAGTTCCTAAACCTTTGGTAACAAAAGGAATTGGCTTTGATCTTTTGCCGGATGCTATCAAATACAGTAAAGTATTTACAGGAAATGATTTGGGAATGCTGGCGAACGTTGAAGTTTTACCTTCCGGAGAATATTATTCTGATGAAAATATTCATGAAGATGCCCAAAAGCTATTGTTGGAAAGCAACATTGAAGAAGCCTGGAAGATTTTAATTAAATAATCTGAATACAAATCATGAAAAAATATGCTTTCTTCTTTTTTTTATCAATCACTTTACAATCATGTGTTTATTACCCTATTAAAAAAGATTATGGGATTTACAGTAAATCATTGGTGTTTTCAAAAGACAAAAAATGGTTGATTAACAACATCAAAACGGGTGTAGATTCGCACCACAGAGAAATGATGAGTAAAGAAGCAATGCAGCTATTTCAAGATTTAAGTAGTGGCAATGCTTTTGATTTAAAAATGGCCAAAGCTGAACATATAATTCAAAACAGTATTCCGTTTGAGCCTGAAGTGGAAGATCTTGAGACCTTGAAAAACAGTTCTGATTTTAATTTTCTGGTTAACATTTATACCATGAAGCTTCGTAGCTCTTTAGACCGTTCTATTGGTGAACTGGATGACTATAAGAAAAATGAAACCTTTGCGATGATGGATGTTTATGATATTAAAACTATGAAAAAAATATATTCATTGAAAGCGTCTTCTGAAGTATCACTGGAAAAAGGTGAAAAGGCAACCATTTTTACTCCGACAAGTGAAATGATGACGATGAAAAACTTCAGAAGCCTTTTAAAGTCAATAAAAAAGAATGCGGTAAAAACCGAACAATAATTCAATAAAAAAGGAGTGAAAATTTCACTCCTTTTTTATTGAAAAGCAATATTTATTTTAATATTATATGATTCCTGCAACGAATACCAAATAATTATTTAGTATCCAATGTTTTTGAAACGGTAATTTTTCCCTTTTCTGCAAACTCAGTTACTTTACCGTTTTTATCGATGGAAACATTTAGGTTATCATTTTTGGAATCATAGTAAACAGAAGTAGCATATCCAGGGCAATCATGCTGTTTACATCCATGAAGTTTATAGATTCCACCTTCAGAGACAATAGGACTCTCTACGTCGAAATTTTTTATCATTTCATCATAATCTTTTCCTACCAATTTTTTCAATCTTTCAGTTAGGCCCTTGTCTTCAAATAATTTGATATCATGAGGATACTTTCCATCATTTTTGGTAATAATTTCAACTTGAACTGCTGCTGAAGAAGCAGTATCCGTTACTGAATCCATCTTTGCACTAACAGTAGAATCTTTTGGCATTACGGTAGCCAGCGTATCTGTACTTACAGAAGATTGAGTGTTGGTTTCTTTTTTACAGGAAATAACAGTTCCTAATAACAACAGCGCTAATGCGCTCGTAATCGTTTTTTTCATAATAAAATTTAGTATAGTGGTAATTTATTACAACGTGATTCTAATAGATTTATTTTAAATCACTTACATTTTGAGCACTATTTCTGAAGACTTCTTATTTTAGATTTTTAACTAAAAAATCAATACACTTTTCTGTTACAATGTTCAGATCTTCCGGCAACGTAGAGTCTGTCCAGGGTTCTTTAGCTCCAAAGGTATGATTTCCATTCTCAATAAGAAAAAGTTCTGAATTCGGATTAAGAATGTGAAGATGCTCTGCGTGCTTTACATCAACAGCTTCATCACGGGTTCCATGGATAATCAGCATATGCGCTTTAGCCATTTCTGTAGCCCGTTCTACATCAAAACGGTGTATATTCTGCTCATAATCTTCATAAAACTGATAGTAATGAGGCATTTCCTGTTGAGTACGTCCATTCAAAGCGTAATAAACGCCTTCTTTTTTCCAGTTTTCAAAAAAATCACCTGTGGGAAAACGATCCAAGGTATCTACGCTGGCGAGAGTAATCAATCCGTTGATTCTTTCATCCTCAAAAGTCTTAATAACGGAAATCCCTCCTCCTCTACTGTGCCCCATCAGAATGATCTTTTCGGAATCTACATGCGGATCCAGGATAAAATGGTCAATAACAATCCCTAAATCAGACAATTCTTTGGTATAATTATTATTTCCAAAGGCTTCAAGATCGCCAAAATGATGAGGGTCATCTACAGTGGTTCCATTGTGAGAAAAATTAAACTTTACAAAGAAAAAACCTTCTCCTGCAAGCTTCTCTCCCATTAAATCCCATGCTCCCCAATCTTTATAGCCTTTATACCCATGAACAAAAATGACCAAAGGCTGTTTTTCTTGAGTATCACTATAAAAAGCATCAGCAAGAAACCCTTTTGTTTCTTTATTTTCTAAATAAATATTCTTTTCCCTAATCAGATTCATAAAACAACAGGTTTTAATTTAATATTCTCAATATTTAAAACACTAATTTAATTTGAAATTTATGAAAAAAATTATTAAAAAATAACCTTATTTTTGCTACATGCAGAATTTAAGAACAGTAACGGTAATGCGTTACATTCTGCCATTGAGAGAGGGAGGCTCCCTTCCCGCCCTGGCAGAAGCTGATGATGACTTTAAGTATGTCTTAAAGTTCCGTGGCGCGGGTCATGGAGTTAAAATGCTGATCTCAGAATTTATAGGTGGAAAGATTACAGAAGCTTTGGGACTCAAAATTCCCGAATTGGTCTTTGTTAACCTTGATGCGGATTTCGGAAGAACAGAAGCCGATGAGGAAATACAGGATCTGCTAAAGTTTTCTGAGGGTTTAAATCTAGGATTGCACTATCTGTCCGGCTCCATCACCTATGATCCGGGAGTAAGTGTTGATCCGCTTCTTGCCTCAAAAGTAGTATGGCTGGATGCCTTTATTACCAATATTGACCGTACATTTAAGAATGCCAATATGCTGATGTGGAATAAAGAGCTTTGGATCATTGACAACGGTGCTTCATTTTATTTTCATCATTCATGGCAGAATTTTGATGCAGCGGCTAAAACTCCGTTCAAATATGTGAAAGATCATATTCTTCTTCCTAAGGCTAAAATGCTGGATGAAGCAGATAAGTTTGCGCATGAAGTACTGAACGAAACTCTTTTCAGGGATATTGTGAATGCTATTCCTGAAGATTGGCTGCACTGGAACGATGCGGATGAAACTCCCGAAGAGATCCGTGACATTTATTTTCAGTTCCTGAAAACCCGATTAGAAAATTCTCAAATCTTTGTAAACGAAGCTAAAAATGCAAGAGGATAAAATATACGAATACGCGGTAATACGCTTGGTACCAAAAGTTGAGAGAGAAGAATTTTTCAATATCGGACTGGTTATGTTTTCCAAAAAAGAAAAATTTATCCGGGTGGAATTTTATTTATGTCCTGATAAATTCAAGCTGATGCACAGCAAACTGGATTATGATGATATCATCCAAAACCTGGAGAGCTTTCAGAAAATTGCCAATGGAGATAAGGATGGCGGGCCTATTGCTCAGTTTGATATTCCTGAACGATTCCGCTGGCTTACTGCTGTAAGAAGTGCTGTTGTACAAACTTCAAGACCTCATCCCGGAAAATCTAAGGACCTGAATATTACTTTTGGTAAACTTTTTGAGGAGTTAGTAAAGTAATACTTCCCTCTAAAAAAAATCTTATGAAATCATCTAATAACAACATATCAATTGACAGGTTTTTCACAAACCTGTTTTTTATTTTATCTTTAAGTTTCTCAGGTTTATTTTTTTCTCAATCATTTTCTCAATCACCGGAAAAAGCTAAACGGGTAAAAAGTACACTTCTACCGGAAATAGCAATGGTTTCTGAAAATATCATTTATAAAACCAGTAAAAAAGGAGATTCTCTGATGCTGGACCTGTATACTCCCAAAAACTTTTCAGGTAAACTCCCTGTACTAATTTATGTTCACGGAGGCGGATGGATAGAAGGCAGTAAAGCCGTTTATGCTGACAATTATCTTGAAACAACGATTGCCAAACTGATGGAAAAGCAATATGTCGTGATCAGTATCAATTATACCCTTCTGAATGACAACACCCACTTTCCTCTCCCATTACAAGATACTAAGGATGCCGTGCGATGGGTAAGAAAGAATGCTGAAAAATATAACTTCGACACTAATAATATAGGGCTGTTTGGGGCATCAGCAGGAGCCCATCTGTCTCTTGTAGCAGCCTACACCCCAGATGATGCATTTAAAGGAAGTCCTGACCTTTCATCTTATTCGGCAAAAGTAAATTATGTAGTTGACCATTACGGACCTGTTGATCTGAACAAACTTTTCCATACCAGACTGGGAATAATTCCGGTAGCCATGATTGGAATGGTTTCAAAAAAGATTGTTAATTTACAGCAAGGCCTGGTAAAAGGAATCTCAGGATATGATTTAACAAAAGATCAGGATAGAGCCATCGATTATCTAAAAACTATATCTCCTGCAACCTATACAGAAACGGGAGTTCCGACTTTAATTGTTCAGGGGAATAAAGATAAAATAGTTCCTCTAAGTCAATCTAAAAAATTACACAGAAGACTTAAACGCGCAAAAGTAGAAACTTCT
This Chryseobacterium sp. G0162 DNA region includes the following protein-coding sequences:
- the fahA gene encoding fumarylacetoacetase; amino-acid sequence: MKSFVDYSSNSDFSIYNIPFGVAVFNKEYIGCCTRIGDQVIDLATLYDLGYFEDIEGLDDNVFEAYTINEFIELGKPVTNAVRTKIQALLQEGSALSKDQKTIEEAFYDLDKVKMMMPVHIPNYTDFYSSIEHATNVGKMFRDPANALLPNWKHLPVGYHGRASSIVVSGTDINRPKGQTKPADADKPVFGPSKQLDFELEMAFIINKNTEMGESISTKDAEDAIFGMVVFNDWSARDIQSWEYVPLGPFLAKNFGSSISPWVVTLEALEPFRTASPTQDPEVLDYLKFEGDKNYDINLEVYIQPENGEQNLICESNYKHMYWNMTQQLAHHTVNGCNVEVGDMYASGTISGSDPKSFGSMLELTWRGQNPLSLSNGEERKFIEDRDTVTMKAWAEKDGVRVGFGEVSGKIIPTH
- a CDS encoding GxxExxY protein, which encodes MYHKCLEDELRLRNISFKSELKVPVNYKGKEIDCDFFCYFLVEDLIVIELKSVVQLNDIHKAQLLNYINLMKKPKGILVDFNVKNLYHDRQETFVNKYYDMFF
- a CDS encoding flavin reductase family protein, giving the protein MKTVTPSEITAVQLQTIMQTAVSPRPIALASTVDGDGNHNLSPFSFFNMFSTVPPILIFSPSRRVRDNTTKHTLENVLEVPEVVIGTVNFPIVQQISLASTEYETGVNEFVKSGLTMKDADLIQPKLIEECPVNFECKVLEIKHLGNQGGSGNLVICEVQKIHIREEYLNEAGNLDQQKLDMVARLGSNWYSRSNENSLFEVPKPLVTKGIGFDLLPDAIKYSKVFTGNDLGMLANVEVLPSGEYYSDENIHEDAQKLLLESNIEEAWKILIK
- a CDS encoding alpha/beta hydrolase family protein, whose product is MNLIREKNIYLENKETKGFLADAFYSDTQEKQPLVIFVHGYKGYKDWGAWDLMGEKLAGEGFFFVKFNFSHNGTTVDDPHHFGDLEAFGNNNYTKELSDLGIVIDHFILDPHVDSEKIILMGHSRGGGISVIKTFEDERINGLITLASVDTLDRFPTGDFFENWKKEGVYYALNGRTQQEMPHYYQFYEDYEQNIHRFDVERATEMAKAHMLIIHGTRDEAVDVKHAEHLHILNPNSELFLIENGNHTFGAKEPWTDSTLPEDLNIVTEKCIDFLVKNLK
- a CDS encoding HipA family kinase encodes the protein MQNLRTVTVMRYILPLREGGSLPALAEADDDFKYVLKFRGAGHGVKMLISEFIGGKITEALGLKIPELVFVNLDADFGRTEADEEIQDLLKFSEGLNLGLHYLSGSITYDPGVSVDPLLASKVVWLDAFITNIDRTFKNANMLMWNKELWIIDNGASFYFHHSWQNFDAAAKTPFKYVKDHILLPKAKMLDEADKFAHEVLNETLFRDIVNAIPEDWLHWNDADETPEEIRDIYFQFLKTRLENSQIFVNEAKNARG
- a CDS encoding DUF3037 domain-containing protein gives rise to the protein MQEDKIYEYAVIRLVPKVEREEFFNIGLVMFSKKEKFIRVEFYLCPDKFKLMHSKLDYDDIIQNLESFQKIANGDKDGGPIAQFDIPERFRWLTAVRSAVVQTSRPHPGKSKDLNITFGKLFEELVK
- a CDS encoding alpha/beta hydrolase — its product is MKSSNNNISIDRFFTNLFFILSLSFSGLFFSQSFSQSPEKAKRVKSTLLPEIAMVSENIIYKTSKKGDSLMLDLYTPKNFSGKLPVLIYVHGGGWIEGSKAVYADNYLETTIAKLMEKQYVVISINYTLLNDNTHFPLPLQDTKDAVRWVRKNAEKYNFDTNNIGLFGASAGAHLSLVAAYTPDDAFKGSPDLSSYSAKVNYVVDHYGPVDLNKLFHTRLGIIPVAMIGMVSKKIVNLQQGLVKGISGYDLTKDQDRAIDYLKTISPATYTETGVPTLIVQGNKDKIVPLSQSKKLHRRLKRAKVETSLIIIDNGVHSFSTTDKAALDTMTDQTVDFIVSQKNKTIH